In Geobacter anodireducens, a genomic segment contains:
- a CDS encoding haloacid dehalogenase encodes MKFDWNGIDTVLLDMDGTLLDRHFDDHFWLEHVPKRYAARNSIPLDEAKILLYALFRSQERTLNWTDLDYWSERLGLDIPVLKQEVDHLIAVHPGVVEFLLFLRQHGKQAWLVTNAHGKTLSLKMRKTRLGHYFTGIISAHDLGLPKEDVQFWGKLRERIPYEPSRTMLGEDSETNLGTAEEYGIAHLVYVSRYSSAVTPIASGRYASIHYFTQLIPTADTDVTVLPP; translated from the coding sequence ATGAAATTTGACTGGAACGGCATCGACACCGTACTGTTGGACATGGACGGGACACTGCTCGACCGCCATTTCGACGACCATTTCTGGCTCGAACACGTACCCAAACGCTATGCCGCCCGGAACAGCATTCCCCTGGACGAAGCGAAAATCCTTCTCTATGCCCTGTTCCGCTCCCAGGAGCGGACCCTGAACTGGACCGACCTGGATTACTGGTCGGAGCGGCTCGGACTCGACATCCCCGTTCTCAAGCAGGAAGTCGATCACCTCATCGCTGTCCACCCCGGCGTGGTGGAGTTCCTGCTCTTTCTTCGCCAGCACGGCAAACAGGCCTGGCTCGTGACCAACGCCCACGGCAAGACCCTCTCCCTGAAGATGCGCAAAACCCGGCTCGGGCACTATTTCACCGGCATCATTTCCGCCCACGACCTTGGACTGCCCAAGGAGGACGTGCAGTTTTGGGGAAAACTGAGGGAACGGATTCCCTACGAACCATCGCGGACGATGCTCGGAGAAGACAGCGAAACAAACCTCGGCACCGCCGAGGAGTACGGCATCGCTCATCTCGTCTATGTGAGCCGTTACAGCTCCGCGGTTACTCCCATAGCATCGGGCCGTTACGCCTCCATCCACTATTTTACCCAACTCATCCCAACCGCCGACACCGACGTAACTGTCCTTCCGCCATGA
- a CDS encoding homoserine dehydrogenase translates to MKEIKIGLIGFGTIGTGVAKLLQANAGLIADKVGAAVTLKKIADLDITTDRGIELPPGTLTSNVAEVLDDPEISVVIELIGGYEPAKSFVLRAINNGKHVVTANKALLALHGEEIYPAAAAKGVEVLFEAAVGGGIPVISAILGNMAANNFTTVFGILNGTCNYILTRMTQEGADFADVLKTAQELGYAEADPTFDIEGVDTAHKLALLVSLCFGTKVDFNAIHTEGISSISSVDIGFARDFGYKIKLLAIGKRTGDTVEARVHPTMIPVNYPLADVDGVFNAIRFTGDFIGPVMFYGRGAGMEPTASAVVGDVIEIARNILAGVGRRCAPLGYRDEAVTTLALKPMGEIEGKYYLRFGAVDKPGVLAKISGALGRYDISIESMIQKGRSAGESVPIVIMTHEARERDIRAALEEIDTFELISEKSRFIRIEDNLE, encoded by the coding sequence ATGAAAGAGATCAAGATCGGACTCATCGGCTTCGGCACCATCGGCACGGGTGTCGCCAAGCTCCTCCAGGCCAACGCCGGCCTCATTGCCGACAAGGTCGGCGCCGCGGTTACCCTTAAAAAGATCGCCGATCTGGACATAACCACCGACAGGGGCATCGAGCTCCCTCCGGGAACGCTCACCAGCAACGTGGCCGAGGTACTCGATGACCCGGAGATCAGCGTGGTGATCGAGCTGATCGGCGGCTACGAGCCGGCCAAGAGTTTCGTGCTGCGGGCCATCAACAACGGCAAGCACGTGGTCACCGCCAACAAGGCCCTGCTTGCCCTGCACGGCGAGGAGATCTATCCGGCGGCCGCGGCCAAGGGGGTCGAAGTCCTCTTCGAAGCGGCGGTCGGCGGCGGCATCCCGGTCATCTCGGCCATCCTGGGGAACATGGCGGCGAACAACTTCACCACGGTGTTCGGCATTCTCAACGGCACATGCAACTACATCCTCACCCGCATGACCCAGGAAGGGGCCGATTTTGCCGATGTTCTCAAGACCGCCCAGGAGCTTGGCTATGCCGAGGCCGATCCGACCTTTGACATCGAGGGGGTCGATACCGCCCACAAGCTGGCGCTGCTGGTCTCCCTCTGCTTCGGGACAAAGGTTGATTTCAACGCCATCCACACCGAGGGGATCAGTTCCATCTCGTCCGTGGATATTGGTTTTGCCCGGGATTTCGGGTACAAGATCAAGCTGCTGGCCATTGGCAAGCGCACCGGTGATACCGTGGAAGCCCGCGTCCATCCGACCATGATCCCGGTCAACTACCCGCTTGCCGATGTGGACGGGGTCTTCAACGCCATCCGCTTCACCGGCGATTTTATCGGTCCCGTCATGTTCTATGGCCGCGGCGCCGGCATGGAGCCCACTGCCAGTGCCGTGGTGGGCGACGTCATCGAAATCGCCCGGAACATCCTTGCCGGCGTGGGCCGCCGGTGCGCGCCCCTCGGCTATCGGGACGAGGCAGTCACGACCCTTGCCCTCAAGCCCATGGGCGAGATCGAGGGCAAGTACTATCTCCGTTTCGGCGCCGTTGACAAGCCCGGTGTGCTGGCAAAAATTTCGGGTGCCCTCGGCAGGTACGACATCAGCATTGAATCAATGATCCAGAAGGGGAGAAGCGCCGGTGAATCGGTACCCATCGTGATCATGACCCATGAAGCCCGGGAAAGGGACATTCGTGCGGCCCTGGAAGAGATCGACACCTTTGAGCTCATCAGCGAAAAGAGCAGATTCATCAGGATCGAGGATAATCTGGAATAG
- a CDS encoding N utilization substance protein B, translated as MGARRLGRELALQLLYSRDYAAGEAAPLLELALDESEPGAAAGRSFADDLVRGVLEHRQEIDTAITGASKNWSIGRMARVDLSILRMAMYELLFRPDIPKNVTINEAIEVAKKFGTEDSPAFINGILDEIASTLPDKG; from the coding sequence GTGGGCGCCCGCCGCCTCGGCAGGGAGCTGGCCCTGCAACTGCTGTACTCACGGGATTACGCTGCCGGCGAGGCTGCGCCGCTCCTGGAGCTCGCACTGGACGAATCAGAGCCCGGAGCGGCGGCGGGGCGAAGCTTTGCCGACGACCTGGTCCGCGGGGTCCTGGAGCACCGCCAGGAGATCGATACTGCCATCACCGGCGCATCGAAGAACTGGTCCATCGGCCGCATGGCCCGGGTTGACCTGAGCATTCTGCGAATGGCCATGTACGAGTTGCTGTTCCGGCCCGACATTCCCAAAAACGTCACCATCAACGAAGCCATCGAGGTGGCTAAAAAGTTCGGCACCGAGGACTCGCCGGCATTCATCAACGGCATTCTGGACGAGATCGCCTCAACGCTCCCCGACAAGGGGTAG
- a CDS encoding riboflavin synthase subunit alpha, which yields MFTGLIEDVGTARRLERRGEAARLAVATALPLESVNLGDSVAVNGACLTVVAKGGGELTFDVSPESLERTTIGSLATGAPVNLERALRLGDRLGGHLVTGHVDLVATIEGRREVSGNILFTFRMASGFSRYLVAKGSVAVDGISLTVNTVDADSFSVNVIPHTAAKTTLEHRRPGDRVNIETDILGKYIERLLGGGGEPRKGDNGVTLELLAKNGFL from the coding sequence ATGTTCACGGGATTGATTGAAGATGTGGGTACCGCGCGGCGGTTGGAGCGCCGGGGAGAGGCGGCACGCCTTGCCGTGGCCACGGCGCTGCCGCTTGAGTCCGTGAATCTGGGCGACTCGGTCGCAGTGAACGGGGCCTGTCTCACGGTGGTGGCAAAGGGGGGCGGCGAGCTTACCTTCGACGTTTCCCCCGAGTCATTGGAGCGCACCACGATCGGCAGTCTGGCAACGGGGGCTCCGGTCAACCTGGAGCGGGCTCTCCGCCTTGGAGACCGTCTCGGCGGCCACCTGGTGACGGGGCATGTGGACTTGGTGGCAACAATCGAGGGACGTCGCGAGGTGTCCGGCAACATCCTGTTCACCTTCCGGATGGCTTCCGGATTCAGCCGTTACCTGGTGGCCAAGGGCTCGGTGGCCGTGGACGGCATCAGCCTGACGGTAAACACGGTTGACGCCGACTCGTTTTCGGTCAACGTCATTCCCCATACCGCTGCGAAAACGACCCTGGAGCACCGTCGACCGGGCGACCGGGTCAATATAGAGACGGACATTCTCGGCAAGTACATCGAACGGCTCCTGGGAGGCGGTGGGGAACCCCGAAAGGGGGATAACGGGGTAACCCTTGAGCTTCTTGCAAAGAACGGATTTTTGTGA
- a CDS encoding riboflavin biosynthesis protein RibD: MTSVHENMMRRALSLARKGIGKTSPNPAVGCVIVREGTVVGEGWHRKAGTPHAEVHALREAGPLARGADVYVTLEPCSHFGRTPPCADALVAAGVARVFVGMVDPNPKVCGTGVARLEAAGIRVITGVLNGECRLINEPFAKHVSTGLPFLTLKSALTLDGKTATLSGDSRWITNDKSRRYVHRLRAMVDAVMVGAGTLLADDPELTVRHVKGKNPLRIIVDSSLRIPHQARVLGDDLARGTIIATTSDDRDRIASLETRGAQVIRCASDKGRVDLRDLMERLGARGIQSILLEGGSELAGAALRQGLIDKFILFYAPLFLGGADGIGLFGGASVERMERAFRLETARVRRFGGDIMIEAYPEEACSRD; this comes from the coding sequence ATGACATCTGTCCATGAAAACATGATGCGGCGTGCCCTTTCCCTTGCCCGAAAAGGCATTGGCAAGACGTCCCCCAACCCTGCGGTGGGGTGCGTGATCGTGCGTGAGGGCACCGTGGTCGGCGAGGGGTGGCACCGCAAGGCCGGCACACCCCATGCGGAGGTCCACGCGTTGCGCGAGGCCGGTCCGCTGGCCCGCGGGGCTGACGTTTATGTAACGCTCGAGCCGTGCTCCCACTTCGGCCGCACCCCCCCGTGCGCAGATGCCCTGGTTGCTGCGGGAGTAGCACGTGTCTTCGTGGGAATGGTTGATCCGAACCCCAAGGTCTGCGGCACAGGGGTCGCCCGTCTCGAAGCGGCAGGTATCCGGGTAATTACCGGCGTACTGAATGGGGAGTGCCGGCTGATTAATGAACCCTTTGCGAAACACGTGTCCACAGGGCTTCCTTTCCTCACCCTCAAGAGCGCCCTGACCCTTGATGGGAAGACAGCCACTCTGTCTGGTGATTCGCGCTGGATAACTAACGATAAATCAAGGCGGTACGTGCATCGACTTCGAGCGATGGTTGATGCCGTTATGGTGGGGGCCGGAACCCTGCTGGCCGATGACCCCGAACTCACCGTGCGCCACGTGAAGGGGAAAAATCCTCTCAGGATCATAGTGGACAGCAGCCTCAGGATACCACATCAGGCACGGGTTCTGGGAGATGACCTGGCCCGCGGCACCATCATCGCGACCACGTCAGATGATCGGGATCGAATAGCTTCTCTGGAGACGCGGGGAGCGCAGGTCATCCGTTGCGCATCCGACAAAGGTCGCGTGGACCTGCGCGATCTCATGGAGCGCCTTGGCGCCAGGGGAATCCAGTCGATCCTGCTGGAGGGGGGAAGCGAGCTTGCCGGTGCGGCTCTCCGTCAGGGACTCATCGACAAGTTCATTCTCTTTTACGCCCCCCTATTTCTGGGCGGTGCCGACGGCATCGGGTTGTTCGGCGGGGCATCGGTGGAGCGCATGGAGCGGGCATTCCGCCTTGAAACGGCGCGGGTGCGGCGTTTCGGCGGCGACATCATGATCGAGGCCTATCCGGAGGAAGCATGTTCACGGGATTGA
- a CDS encoding transcriptional regulator NrdR → MKCPFCGQLDSKVVDSRPDKGGAAIRRRRECESCGKRFTTHERIEEVLPLVLKKDGRREPFDRLKLIAGIQKACEKRQVSRETIERLVDRLEARLPELGEKEVPSTTIGEWVMTELHDIDEVAYVRFASVYRSFKDVNEFMSELQDLLKK, encoded by the coding sequence ATGAAATGTCCGTTCTGCGGTCAACTCGACAGCAAGGTGGTGGACTCGCGCCCCGACAAGGGTGGGGCGGCCATCCGCCGCCGGCGCGAATGCGAGTCGTGCGGCAAGCGGTTCACCACCCACGAACGGATCGAGGAAGTCCTTCCTCTGGTGCTCAAGAAGGACGGGCGCCGCGAGCCATTCGACCGGCTCAAGCTCATCGCGGGCATTCAGAAGGCCTGTGAAAAGCGGCAGGTGTCCCGGGAAACCATCGAACGGCTCGTGGACCGGCTGGAGGCCCGCCTGCCGGAGCTCGGGGAAAAGGAAGTGCCGAGTACCACCATCGGCGAATGGGTCATGACCGAGCTCCATGACATCGATGAGGTGGCGTACGTCCGCTTTGCCTCGGTCTATCGCTCCTTCAAGGATGTCAACGAGTTCATGTCCGAGCTCCAGGATCTTCTCAAGAAGTAG
- a CDS encoding cytidine deaminase: protein MARPTWDEYFMEITHLVAKRSTCLRRQVGAVIVKDKNILATGYNGAPSGVAHCLDVGCLREKLGIPSGERHELCRGLHAEQNAIIQAAKHGTNIDGGTLYCTTMPCIICSKMLINAGIRRIVYEEGYSDDLAREMIGESGVAVERFSDLKGRAS from the coding sequence ATGGCCCGACCCACCTGGGACGAATATTTCATGGAGATCACACACCTGGTGGCCAAGCGCTCGACCTGTCTGCGGCGTCAGGTGGGTGCGGTCATCGTCAAGGACAAGAACATCCTTGCCACCGGTTACAATGGCGCGCCCTCAGGTGTGGCCCACTGTCTCGACGTGGGATGCCTGAGAGAGAAACTCGGCATCCCGTCCGGCGAGCGCCATGAACTCTGCCGGGGCCTCCACGCGGAGCAGAACGCCATCATCCAGGCGGCCAAGCACGGCACCAATATCGACGGGGGCACCCTTTACTGCACCACCATGCCGTGCATCATCTGTTCGAAGATGCTCATCAATGCCGGCATCCGGCGCATCGTGTACGAAGAGGGATACTCGGACGACCTTGCCCGCGAGATGATCGGCGAATCCGGCGTAGCAGTGGAGCGATTTTCCGACCTGAAAGGAAGAGCGTCATGA